Proteins from a single region of Pangasianodon hypophthalmus isolate fPanHyp1 chromosome 7, fPanHyp1.pri, whole genome shotgun sequence:
- the rep15 gene encoding rab15 effector protein, with amino-acid sequence MTQTENHSQTKPRLFKSLWSSSNTPSAASCCSLFSDCVHVATSRTCEYLHFTDPDKKFQPSSAALREIFLMTYIQRSFQLNLANTFSCTVMTQGQRFLLGTDWVWAVLDTPSKNPRIQIAVQVLHLAENTQENFEEHSIMEMESFQRTRAERLVEFCAGIGRSCFALFLFFGRKNDPGSICGLLSNNLHQALGKCVRIDQAFIEGFFKGARGFVTATGMLQAVVGKKANDPLTMLVKFT; translated from the coding sequence ATGACCCAAACAGAGAACCACTCCCAGACCAAACCCAGGCTATTCAAGTCCCTATGGTCCAGTTCCAACACACCCTCTGCTGCATCATGCTGTTCTCTCTTTAGTGACTGTGTTCATGTGGCTACATCCAGGACCTGCGAGTATCTTCACTTCACAGACCCGGATAAGAAGTTCCAGCCAAGCAGCGCAGCCCTGCGTGAGATCTTCCTAATGACTTACATCCAGCGCAGCTTCCAGCTGAACCTTGCCAATACCTTCAGCTGCACTGTGATGACTCAAGGACAGAGGTTCCTTCTGGGGACTGACTGGGTCTGGGCTGTGCTGGATACACCCAGTAAAAACCCCAGAATCCAGATTGCTGTGCAGGTCCTGCATCTTGCAGAGAACACTCAGGAGAATTTTGAGGAACATTCTATCATGGAGATGGAGTCATTTCAGAGAACCAGAGCTGAGAGACTGGTGGAGTTCTGCGCTGGAATTGGGAGGAGCTGCTTTGCTTTGTTCCTCTTCTTTGGACGTAAGAATGATCCCGGGAGCATCTGCGGCCTGCTGAGCAACAACCTGCATCAGGCGCTTGGGAAGTGTGTTAGAATTGATCAGGCATTTATCGAGGGGTTTTTCAAAGGGGCCAGGGGTTTTGTTACTGCCACTGGGATGCTGCAAGCGGTGGTTGGCAAGAAGGCTAATGACCCTCTCACCATGCTTGTCAAGTTCACATAA
- the LOC113546550 gene encoding NADH-cytochrome b5 reductase 2 has product MEQTLMFPVLIGLVAVLATVLFFFLNAGNSEGRKKMSKLPKTLQDPSVKYPLPLIEKEDISHDTKRFRFGLPSPLHVLGLPVGQHVYLSAKVNGNLVIRAYTPVSSDEDQGHVDLVIKVYYKNTHPNYPDGGKMSQYLNDMKIGDTIDFRGPNGLLVYNGNGQFAIKPDKKSDAKLRKFKHVGMIAGGTGITPMLQLIRSITADPADDTKCSLIFANQTEKDILLRKELEEVVKSHPDKLHVWYTLDRPPQGWEYSTGFVDTSMMKAHLPPPANDVLIVMCGPPPMIQNACLPNLTKLGYDPQNTFTY; this is encoded by the exons ATGTTTCCCGTGCTGATTGGACTCGTAGCAGTGTTAGCCACagtccttttcttcttcctgaaTGCAGGAAACTctgaagggagaaaaaaaatgagcaagcTCCCCAAAACTCTGCAGGATCCCAGTGTTAAATATCCGCTGCCCCTCATAGAGAAGGAG GACATTTCACACGACACGAAGAGATTCCGCTTCGGTCTTCCCTCTCCTCTTCATGTGCTCGGCCTTCCAGTTG GTCAGCACGTGTACCTGTCTGCTAAAGTCAATGGGAACCTGGTGATCCGAGCTTACACTCCCGTCTCCAGTGACGAGGACCAAGGACACGTCGATCTAGTCATAAAG GTatattacaaaaacacacacccaaactaCCCTGATGGGGGCAAAATGTCTCAGTACCTGAATGATATGAAGATCGGAGACACCATCGACTTCCGAGGGCCAAACGGCCTGCTGGTGTACAACGGCAACG gTCAGTTTGCTATAAAGCCTGATAAGAAGTCTGATGCCAAGCTGCGGAAGTTTAAACATGTGGGAATGATCGCTGGTGGTACAG GCATCACTCCAATGCTGCAGCTTATCCGCAGTATCACAGCAGATCCTGCAGATGATACCAAGTGCTCCCTTATTTTTGCCAACCAG ACTGAGAAGGACATTTTGTTAAGGAAGGAACTGGAAGAAGTCGTGAAGAGTCACCCTGATAAACTCCACGTATGGTACACACTAGACCGACCTCCACAag GTTGGGAGTACAGCACAGGATTTGTGGACACTTCAATGATGAAAGCGCACCTTCCTCCTCCAGCCAATGACGTGCTGATCGTGATGTGTGGCCCGCCCCCGATGATCCAGAACGCATGCCTGCCAAACCTCACCAAACTCGGCTACGACCCACAAAACACTTTCACATACTGA